In Zingiber officinale cultivar Zhangliang chromosome 11B, Zo_v1.1, whole genome shotgun sequence, a single window of DNA contains:
- the LOC122033851 gene encoding myrcene synthase, chloroplastic-like codes for MATRQAMSICDPSRRSGNYQPSIWTDERVQSLTGNSTVKREENRERINVLKEQTRNLIREKQQVAEQLQLIDHLQQLGVAYHFKDEIVEVLSRLHASLDHVSSQLKDDLHATALLFRFLRANGFSVSQDLFETFRDEIGNFEVRCENQIRGLLSLYEASYIEKEGETVLKEAMDFATEQLKEFMEEGSVPESGDLRDQHRGFIEAFRGDDTINPLLLEFAKLDFNMVQDAYKSELRELSGKLICI; via the exons ATGGCTACTCGTCAAGCAATGTCTATTTGCGATCCGTCGCGGCGGTCAGGGAATTATCAGCCAAGCATATGGACGGACGAGCGTGTGCAATCCCTCACGGGCAACTCCACG GTAAAACGAGAAGAGAATCGTGAGAGAATAAACGTACTAAAGGAGCAGACCAGGAATCTGATACGTGAGAAgcaacaagtagcagagcagcttCAACTGATCGACCACCTGCAGCAGCTCGGCGTGGCTTACCACTTCAAAGACGAGATTGTAGAAGTTTTAAGTCGTCTTCATGCTTCTTTAGACCATGTGAGCTCGCAGCTGAAGGATGATCTGCATGCCACGGCGCTGCTCTTCAGGTTCCTCAGAGCAAATGGCTTCTCTGTTTCACAag ATTTGTTCGAGACATTTAGAGACGAGATTGGAAACTTCGAAGTTCGCTGTGAGAACCAGATCAGAGGGCTTCTGAGTCTGTACGAAGCTTCCTACATCGAGAAGGAAGGAGAGACTGTGCTAAAGGAAGCCATGGATTTCGCGACTGAGCAGCTGAAAGAATTCATGGAGGAAGGATCTGTTCCTGAGTCTGGCGATCTCAGAGATCAG CACAGGGGGTTCATTGAAGCATTCCGTGGAGACGACACCATCAACCCTCTTCTCCTGGAGTTTGCTAAGCTCGACTTCAATATGGTTCAGGACGCGTACAAGAGTGAACTTAGAGAGCTCTCCGGTAAATTAATCTGCATCTAA
- the LOC122035097 gene encoding (-)-alpha-terpineol synthase-like, producing MDTKAICFITVIDDIYDVYGTLDELQLFTDVVDRWDLTAMDKLPEYMKLCFFALFNMVHEEGYWVMKEKGLDIVPGLKKEWGNLCKAYFEEAKWFHHVQTPKLQEYLENGWVSISNPIMLFNAYCMGKDLTGEALKNFPSYYHITRSCSTLARLYDDMGTSTDEIERGDVAKCIQCYMHEKGVSEEVARREIRELIRKYWRELNGSLGWDSPLEEYFKNIAINISRTAHFFYNDGDGYGKSDGETKSQIILMLFEPIQI from the exons ATGGACACAAAGGCAATCTGTTTTATTACAGTGATTGATGATATTTACGATGTTTATGGAACCTTGGATGAACTCCAGCTCTTTACTGATGTCGTCGACAG ATGGGACTTAACTGCCATGGACAAGCTTCCAGAGTACATGAAACTATGTTTCTTTGCACTCTTCAACATGGTGCACGAAGAAGGTTACTGGGTGATGAAGGAGAAAGGCTTGGACATTGTGCCTGGCTTAAAGAAAgaa TGGGGAAATCTATGCAAAGCATACTTTGAGGAAGCAAAATGGTTCCACCATGTACAAACTCCCAAGCTCCAAGAGTACTTGGAGAATGGTTGGGTATCAATCTCTAATCCGATCATGCTATTCAATGCTTACTGCATGGGCAAAGACTTAACTGGAGAGGCCTTGAAAAATTTTCCTAGTTACTATCATATCACACGCTCCTGCAGCACACTTGCTCGTCTTTACGACGATATGGGCACTTCCACG GATGAGATAGAAAGAGGCGACGTGGCAAAATGTATTCAATGTTACATGCATGAGAAAGGTGTTTCAGAGGAAGTGGCACGTAGGGAGATAAGAGAATTGATACGAAAATATTGGAGAGAATTGAATGGATCTCTTGGTTGGGATTCTCCATTGGAGGAGTACTTCAAAAATATAGCAATCAACATCTCTCGAACGGCACACTTCTTTTATAATGATGGGGATGGATATGGCAAGTCGGATGGAGAAACTAAGTCTCAAATTATTTTGATGTTATTCGAACCTATCCAAATCTAG